In Halosimplex halophilum, the genomic stretch CGGCACGTCAGCCGACGGTGACCGTCGCCCGAACACGCCCCCCGCGCGCGGACCGGCCGACGACGACCGCGTACTCGCCGGGGTCGACCGTCCAGCCCGCACCGGGGTCGTACCGGGCGAGCGCCCGGCGCGGGACCGACAGCGGGACGGCCCGCCGCTCGCCGGGATCCAGCGCGACCGACACGAAGCCGCCGAGTTCGCGCCCGGGGCGAGCGGTCGCACCCGGCGGGTCGGGCGGCTCGACGTACGCCTGGACGACCTCCCGCCCCGGGCGGCCGGCGCGGTTCGCGACGGTGACGGTGACATCGATGGCCGGAGCGTCGAGGTCGCCACCGTCCGTCCCGCCGCCGTCCGTCCCGTCGCCGTCAGTCCCACCGGCGGCCGCGGCGCGCTCGACGGCCAGGTCCGCGTACGCGAAGTCGGCGTACGAGCGGCCGTGACCGAAGGGGTAGCGGGGGGCGACGCCGTCGCGGTCGAAGCCGCGGTAGCCGACGAAGATGCCCTCGTCGTAGTGCACGTGTTCGTTGACGCCCGGGTACCGGCGCTGGTCGCCGGCGACGGTGTAGTCCTCGAACCGGCGGCCGACCGTCAGGGGGAGCCGTCCGCCGGGGTCGGCGCCGAAGAGCACGTCCGCGAGCGCCGCGCCGTCCGCCTGCCCGGGGTACCACGTCTGCACGACGGCGGCGACTTCGCTCGCCCACGGCATCTCGACCGGGCCGCTCGACCGGCAGACGACGACGGTACGGGGGTTCTCCGCGGCGACGGCGCGGACGAGCCGGTCCTGTTCCCCGGGCAGGGCCATCGACGTGCGGTCTTCGCTCTCGGTCGCGCCGTCCTGGACGACGACGATCGCGGCGTCGGCGTCGGCCGCCGCCCGTACCGCGGCGTCGAAGTCCGGTCCGGCGCGCAGTCGCCGCCGGAGTCCCGACCCCGGCAGGTCGAACATCGACGGGTTCGCCACCCGCTTGACCCCGCGCTCGAACGTGACCCGGGACGCTCCCGCCCTGAGGCCCTCGACGGGGCTGACGGTCCGCGTCGGGGTGACCTCCGAACTCCCGCCGCCGCCGACCTTCGCCTCGTCGGCGTTCGGCCCGACGACGGCGAGGGAGTCGTCCTCCCCGAGCGGGAGGGTCCCGTCGTTGGCCAGCAGGACGGTCCCGCGGCGGGCCACCTCGCGGGCGAGGTCGTGGTGGGCGTCCCAGTCGACGGACGGCGCAGTGTCGCCCGCTCTGCCCCACCGCGCCGACCCCTCCGACCGTCCGTCGAGCAGCCCGGCCCGCTCGTACAGTCCGAGGACGTGCCGGACCTTCCGGTCGAGCGTCGCTTCGGCGACCAGTCCGTCGTCGATGGCCCGGCGGAGCGGGTCGCCGAAGAAGTCGAAGGGGTAGGGGTCGGGCTGGCCCTCGTCGGCCAATCGGTCGGTGAGTCGCCACAGCAGCGGCGGATCGAGGTCCAGTCGATCGGACAGTCGGAGGCGGAGCATCGCGCGCAGCCAGCGGCTGTGGGGCGCGAACAGTTCGACCGCGGAGGCGCCGGGCATCTCCAGGTCGAGCCCGCCCTCGGCGGCCGCGGCTGCGTCGTGAGTCCCCCACCAGTCGCTCATCACCACGCCGTCGAAGCCCCACTCCCCGCGGAGGACGCCCTCCAGCAGCCGTCGGTTCTCGCTCATGTAGTGGCCGTTGACGCGGTTGTACGCGGCCATCACCGCCGAGGCGTCCGCGTCGACCGCCGCGCGGAAGCCCGGGAGGTAGATCTCCCGCAGCGCCCGCTCGGGGACGACGGCGTCGACCGTGTCGCGGCGGTGCTCCTGGTTGTTCGCGACGAAGTGTTTGGCCGTCGCGCCGACGCCCCCCGTTTCGACTCCGTCGACGTAGGCGGCGCCAACGGCGCTCGTGAGTACGGGATCCTCGCTCAGGTACTCGAAGTTGCGGCCGCCGGTGGGGACGCGCA encodes the following:
- a CDS encoding beta-glucosidase, encoding MSDGRVDGLLSDLTLDEKLRLVRGRPDPEGRATGYVPGVERLDIPPLRLVDGPLGVRDREATAFPATIALGASWDPDLARRLGRALAAETRARGHDVLLAPGLNIVRVPTGGRNFEYLSEDPVLTSAVGAAYVDGVETGGVGATAKHFVANNQEHRRDTVDAVVPERALREIYLPGFRAAVDADASAVMAAYNRVNGHYMSENRRLLEGVLRGEWGFDGVVMSDWWGTHDAAAAAEGGLDLEMPGASAVELFAPHSRWLRAMLRLRLSDRLDLDPPLLWRLTDRLADEGQPDPYPFDFFGDPLRRAIDDGLVAEATLDRKVRHVLGLYERAGLLDGRSEGSARWGRAGDTAPSVDWDAHHDLAREVARRGTVLLANDGTLPLGEDDSLAVVGPNADEAKVGGGGSSEVTPTRTVSPVEGLRAGASRVTFERGVKRVANPSMFDLPGSGLRRRLRAGPDFDAAVRAAADADAAIVVVQDGATESEDRTSMALPGEQDRLVRAVAAENPRTVVVCRSSGPVEMPWASEVAAVVQTWYPGQADGAALADVLFGADPGGRLPLTVGRRFEDYTVAGDQRRYPGVNEHVHYDEGIFVGYRGFDRDGVAPRYPFGHGRSYADFAYADLAVERAAAAGGTDGDGTDGGGTDGGDLDAPAIDVTVTVANRAGRPGREVVQAYVEPPDPPGATARPGRELGGFVSVALDPGERRAVPLSVPRRALARYDPGAGWTVDPGEYAVVVGRSARGGRVRATVTVG